The following proteins are encoded in a genomic region of Montipora foliosa isolate CH-2021 chromosome 10, ASM3666993v2, whole genome shotgun sequence:
- the LOC137974243 gene encoding uncharacterized protein, with amino-acid sequence MPKKANAINAALLEPLEEYRLPTPLELLPMETDTTPEILRVGERRVQKVLSRLNPGKACGPDRIPNWLLKEYSDAVAFPVKEILNASYSEQHLPRMWKLADVTPLPKTKPVKELKKDLRPI; translated from the exons ATGCCCA AAAAGGCCAACGCTATCAATGCCGCGTTATTAGAACCGCTGGAGGAGTACAGGCTACCAACCCCACTAGAGCTTCTTCCCATGGAGACGGATACAACACCCGAGATCCTGCGCGTGGGTGAACGACGTGTTCAGAAGGTTCTGTCTCGCCTTAATCCTGGGAAAGCGTGTGGGCCTGATAGAATTCCCAATTGGCTACTGAAGGAATATTCAGACGCAGTGGCTTTCCCGGTGAAGGAAATCCTTAATGCCTCCTACTCCGAGCAGCATTTACCAAGAATGTGGAAGTTGGCTGACGTGACCCCCCTGCCCAAAACGAAACCAGTAAAGGAACTGAAAAAGGACCTAAGACCTATTTAA
- the LOC137974244 gene encoding dynein light chain Tctex-type 5-B-like: MQQSINFKKIQSGDADITRALSCNPSVEINTEDERSLKEVFKEADVNLKEILEQVLKSHILRMDNSSSPNCDRVGRSINDIITRLLGGAKNSTDSQRKIACLVYIGAVRDDGIHMSTQALWCPEEDTFAAASFRNKSVYGMAVVIVVPA, encoded by the exons ATGCAGCaaagtattaattttaaaaagattcaaaGTGGGGACG ccgatataacgcgcgctctgagtTGCAATCCTTCTGTAGAGATTAACACTGAAGATGAGAGGAGCTTAAAAGAGGTCTTTAAAGAAGCCGACGTCAATTTAAAGGAAATACTTGAGCAAGTCCTGAAATCTCATATCTTGAGAATGGACAATTCCTCTTCCCCAAACTGTGATCGCGTTGGCAGAAGCATAAACGACATTATAACTCGACTATTGGGTGGAGCCAAAAATTCCACCGATAGCCAACGCAAGATCGCTTGTTTGGTATACATTGGTGCTGTAAGGGACGATGGAATCCACATGTCTACACAAGCTCTATGGTGTCCAGAGGAAGACACTTTCGCAGCTGCAAGTTTTAGAAATAAATCAGTGTATGGGATGGCAGTTGTGATAGTGGTACCTGCATAG